A single genomic interval of bacterium harbors:
- a CDS encoding AAA family ATPase: protein MYKTFFSLQELPFQLLPDPKFFLFSEKARSAFDQLLYGIQTGVGFMMLTGQVGVGKTTLLRTLLQHLDHGVERALVLNPMLETSQELIKTILLDWGVRRRFQRPLDKVDLLCMLQGFLLRSHRLGRKVLLIIDDAQTLSDGLLEEVRLLSNLETNECKLLQILLVGQPELKERIDSPRFSQLHQRIAIKATLAPLARNEVGPYLHHRLTVAGCKENLFSPRAVKAIAKASRGIPRLINLISERCLLAGYVNSSRRIGKKEVKMALKDLEMRWT, encoded by the coding sequence ATGTACAAGACATTCTTCAGCCTCCAAGAATTACCCTTTCAGCTTCTGCCGGATCCCAAGTTCTTTCTTTTCTCAGAAAAGGCTCGTTCAGCCTTCGACCAGCTGCTCTACGGGATCCAAACCGGGGTGGGCTTCATGATGTTGACAGGACAGGTGGGAGTGGGCAAGACCACCTTGCTGCGCACCCTGCTGCAGCACCTGGACCACGGCGTAGAGAGGGCCCTGGTGCTGAATCCCATGTTGGAAACCAGCCAGGAACTCATCAAGACCATCTTGTTGGATTGGGGGGTGCGCAGACGTTTTCAGAGGCCCTTGGACAAAGTTGACCTGCTGTGCATGCTCCAGGGGTTCTTGCTTCGCAGTCATAGGCTGGGCCGAAAGGTTCTCTTGATAATAGACGACGCCCAGACCTTGTCTGATGGGCTTCTTGAGGAGGTGCGGCTTTTGTCCAATCTGGAGACCAACGAGTGCAAACTCTTGCAGATCCTGCTTGTGGGTCAGCCAGAGCTGAAGGAACGCATAGACAGCCCCAGATTCAGCCAGCTCCACCAGCGTATCGCCATCAAGGCAACCCTTGCGCCCCTTGCCAGGAACGAGGTAGGGCCTTACCTTCACCACAGGCTCACGGTGGCAGGCTGTAAGGAGAATCTCTTTTCACCCAGAGCAGTCAAGGCCATAGCCAAGGCCAGCCGTGGTATCCCAAGGCTCATCAACTTGATCTCTGAGCGCTGCCTTCTGGCCGGTTACGTGAACTCCAGCCGACGCATCGGCAAGAAGGAAGTGAAGATGGCCCTCAAGGATCTGGAGATGAGGTGGACATGA
- a CDS encoding tetratricopeptide repeat protein, with product MSLIEKALTKKQSTDYPQGVEAPPHGPDPANLLGQPRRLPRIGLMALLGLLMGLAVVGGWALMVYLPQDPSPGEKSFSKKELPANSGNPLVATEDSSGKAFHTGPQDNELQERVSHSSASAISEKAPGALQQVQAAPPGSQPGADKETHHPSASKPPKLAGSDSLAQGSQGASLKSESPKQAPKPRPVHSSHPREEQTSRIDEKQRLLLGKAYIKAQAGHLQEALEIYNQVLARYPNEPEALVNRGVLRMRMGDLSGAKRDLLQAKVLQPQDSTLLNALGVLCLETGELDEAAHYFRSSTEPAALINLALLYWRKQNQDRALELLTEAQARIPQEPWLAYYRALLLREMGRSKEAQEELERARGLARKKGDMELMQKLEATRGAP from the coding sequence ATGAGTCTCATAGAAAAGGCCCTTACCAAGAAGCAATCAACTGATTATCCCCAGGGCGTGGAAGCCCCGCCGCATGGGCCAGATCCTGCAAATCTCTTGGGGCAGCCCCGCAGGCTTCCCAGGATCGGCCTGATGGCACTGCTGGGGCTGCTGATGGGACTTGCAGTGGTGGGAGGCTGGGCCCTCATGGTATATCTGCCCCAAGACCCTTCCCCTGGAGAAAAAAGCTTTTCCAAAAAAGAGCTTCCAGCAAACTCGGGTAACCCTCTTGTGGCCACAGAGGACTCTTCTGGAAAGGCCTTTCACACAGGGCCCCAAGACAATGAATTACAGGAGCGGGTTTCCCATTCCAGCGCCTCTGCAATTTCAGAGAAGGCCCCTGGGGCTCTGCAACAGGTGCAGGCAGCTCCCCCAGGATCACAACCAGGGGCTGACAAAGAGACCCATCACCCCTCGGCCTCTAAGCCCCCGAAACTGGCAGGAAGCGATTCCTTGGCTCAAGGCTCGCAGGGAGCTTCTCTCAAGAGCGAATCCCCAAAACAGGCCCCAAAACCCAGGCCTGTCCATTCCTCTCACCCAAGAGAGGAGCAAACATCCAGGATAGACGAAAAACAACGTCTATTGCTTGGAAAGGCTTACATCAAGGCCCAGGCGGGGCATCTTCAGGAGGCCCTTGAGATTTACAATCAGGTGCTGGCTCGTTACCCAAATGAGCCAGAGGCCCTTGTGAACCGTGGTGTGCTTAGGATGCGCATGGGGGATCTTTCAGGAGCCAAGAGGGATCTTCTGCAAGCAAAAGTATTGCAGCCTCAAGATTCCACCCTCTTGAACGCCTTGGGTGTTCTTTGTTTGGAGACCGGAGAGCTGGATGAGGCGGCCCATTACTTCCGATCATCTACTGAGCCAGCAGCTCTCATCAATCTGGCCCTTCTTTACTGGAGGAAGCAAAATCAAGACAGGGCCCTGGAACTTCTGACAGAGGCCCAGGCACGAATCCCACAGGAGCCTTGGCTGGCCTATTACCGCGCACTACTGCTCAGGGAAATGGGAAGAAGCAAGGAGGCCCAGGAGGAGTTGGAGAGGGCCCGTGGGCTGGCCCGCAAGAAAGGAGACATGGAACTCATGCAAAAGCTGGAGGCCACCAGAGGTGCGCCTTGA
- a CDS encoding HAMP domain-containing sensor histidine kinase, which yields MISLGLAGLGFSALVLILIVLARGLRADRALFSVYVALIAAAGLAGLIWPAHRGFHWRLDLVMAALPVLGGFLCRDQRGWVQSPLLKKMSFSLPLVLAATSILFIGAFGPEFMEGDFFIPQSSWAPLLLLGFVASMTSLTMCWESWARTTGAVGWDRFFRLGMVLWWLVVLFFLSRLVFSGDKAPTKLLDIFLIFHLLWILTAYSLILKRGFLEVRARPSAQLVGKATQSLAVLGIMGVFLWAEALVAAWGVSRPVVELAAIGFLVAILALPLVPLGPTAALRRYLKEHLYLPERDFAQEVSLYLRVISGKEQLEGVLEHLRDCLEARGLCLYKLDRKGDLSVQSRVGTGSGDSTCQQGLETWTLDLRVEGDLVGKLLLLGPPGKLSWEQESLLGFWSATLGVLLRELEWKEKEEENRKLALYSQATSFLLHDAKNLAQLLELILRNYSRLHNSEKGEFLEKALPGLEQASFRARRILERLETFHPSETLIREQVDLNLVLRDWIRQARMVSSELSLGFQSQASEAKWVGDPQMLCKALDNLLTNALQATGGKGPVEVHLRREKGGYLIEVADQGPGVPVEEQTRLFEPLFTTKPGGTGLGLYQSRVLVSRLGGQIGFRPNNPRGSIFYVRLDSGAGSRG from the coding sequence ATGATCTCTTTGGGGCTGGCAGGGCTGGGCTTTTCAGCCCTTGTTCTGATCCTGATTGTTCTGGCCCGAGGTCTGCGGGCTGACAGGGCACTCTTCTCGGTGTATGTGGCTTTGATAGCAGCTGCCGGGCTTGCTGGGCTTATCTGGCCTGCCCATAGAGGTTTTCATTGGCGTTTGGATCTGGTCATGGCAGCCCTTCCGGTCTTGGGTGGGTTCTTGTGCCGGGACCAAAGGGGTTGGGTTCAAAGCCCCCTGCTCAAGAAAATGTCATTTTCCCTGCCTTTGGTGTTGGCTGCCACCTCAATACTTTTCATCGGGGCTTTTGGACCAGAGTTCATGGAGGGGGACTTCTTCATACCCCAGAGCTCCTGGGCTCCTTTGTTGCTGTTGGGATTCGTGGCCAGCATGACCTCTCTCACCATGTGCTGGGAAAGTTGGGCCCGCACCACCGGGGCTGTGGGTTGGGACAGGTTCTTCAGACTGGGTATGGTGCTTTGGTGGCTTGTGGTGTTGTTCTTTTTGTCACGCCTGGTCTTCAGCGGAGACAAGGCCCCCACCAAGCTCTTGGACATCTTCTTGATTTTTCATCTACTGTGGATCCTGACGGCCTATTCTCTCATCCTCAAGAGGGGATTCCTGGAGGTCCGTGCCAGACCCTCTGCTCAACTTGTGGGCAAGGCCACGCAATCCCTAGCCGTGCTGGGCATCATGGGAGTTTTCTTGTGGGCAGAGGCCTTGGTTGCAGCATGGGGGGTTTCCAGACCGGTTGTGGAGCTTGCAGCCATAGGTTTCCTGGTGGCCATTCTGGCCCTGCCCCTTGTTCCTCTGGGGCCCACCGCAGCTCTCAGAAGATATCTCAAAGAGCACCTTTATCTGCCAGAAAGGGATTTTGCCCAGGAAGTGTCCCTATATCTCAGGGTCATAAGCGGAAAAGAGCAGCTGGAAGGGGTGCTGGAACACCTGAGGGATTGCCTGGAGGCCAGGGGGTTATGCTTGTACAAGCTGGATCGCAAGGGTGATCTCTCTGTTCAGTCCAGGGTCGGGACAGGGTCTGGGGATTCCACATGCCAGCAAGGCTTGGAAACCTGGACTTTGGACCTGCGGGTGGAAGGGGATCTGGTAGGCAAGCTCTTACTGCTAGGACCGCCCGGTAAGCTCTCCTGGGAGCAGGAGAGCTTACTGGGCTTTTGGTCGGCCACCCTCGGGGTGCTGCTCAGGGAGTTGGAATGGAAAGAAAAGGAAGAGGAGAATCGCAAACTTGCCCTGTATTCTCAGGCCACCTCCTTTCTACTGCATGATGCCAAGAACCTGGCTCAGCTTCTGGAGCTCATACTGCGAAACTACAGTCGCCTTCATAACTCTGAGAAAGGGGAATTCCTGGAAAAGGCTCTCCCGGGATTGGAGCAGGCCAGTTTCAGGGCCAGGAGGATCTTGGAGAGGTTGGAGACCTTCCATCCTTCAGAGACCTTAATCAGGGAACAGGTAGACCTAAACCTTGTGTTGAGGGATTGGATCCGCCAAGCCCGAATGGTTTCATCAGAACTCTCCTTGGGTTTCCAAAGCCAGGCTTCGGAGGCGAAATGGGTTGGGGATCCTCAAATGCTCTGCAAGGCTCTGGACAACTTGTTGACCAACGCTTTGCAGGCCACCGGGGGCAAGGGACCTGTGGAGGTTCACCTTCGTAGAGAGAAAGGCGGTTATCTCATAGAGGTTGCGGACCAGGGTCCTGGAGTTCCAGTAGAAGAACAGACCCGACTTTTTGAACCTCTTTTCACAACAAAACCAGGCGGTACTGGTCTGGGCCTTTACCAGAGCAGGGTCCTTGTGAGCCGCCTGGGGGGGCAGATAGGTTTTCGGCCCAATAATCCGCGAGGGAGCATATTCTATGTCAGGCTGGATTCGGGTGCTGGTAGTAGAGGATGA
- a CDS encoding sigma-54 dependent transcriptional regulator, which translates to MSGWIRVLVVEDDRSLAIQLQWLLRQDQEVFLACTTQEASDILEKERPHVMLLDLGLPPHPEDPSTGLAFLQETLGRDPLLKVIVMTAHGDQATAREALSRGAYDFLVKPVREELLVTLIKRAFFRRELEEHFVETRNEDLPLPMVVSSEAMKEVIHQVKAVAPLPVSCLIYGETGTGKELLARLLHHWSGRSKNPLVVVDCTSIPVSIAESELFGAEKGAYTGASARREGRIAQAQRGTILLDEVGELSLELQSKLLRFLETHEFTPVGGKTTKADVRVLAATNRDLREEVKRGRFRLDLFHRLCQVEIRVPPLRERPQEIPALARHIMATLGHEFRVKLPEITPEAIQALLNYTFPGNVRELRNMLSRALVLSRGRPITPSDLGLSDPFEAPMETKNASRFPVAPGYDLPRARSFLEETWLRSALQRHQGKVAAAAQDLGVPRTSLYDLMRRHGMKVEETS; encoded by the coding sequence ATGTCAGGCTGGATTCGGGTGCTGGTAGTAGAGGATGACAGATCCCTGGCAATTCAGCTTCAATGGCTCCTGCGTCAGGATCAGGAGGTCTTCCTGGCATGTACTACTCAAGAAGCCTCAGACATACTGGAAAAAGAAAGACCCCATGTCATGCTCCTGGATCTGGGACTACCCCCCCACCCAGAGGATCCATCCACGGGGCTTGCTTTCTTGCAAGAAACCCTGGGAAGGGATCCCTTGTTGAAAGTCATAGTGATGACAGCCCACGGTGACCAGGCCACTGCCAGAGAGGCATTGTCCAGGGGTGCGTATGATTTCCTGGTAAAGCCCGTCAGAGAAGAACTCCTGGTTACCCTCATCAAACGGGCCTTTTTTCGCAGGGAGTTGGAAGAGCACTTTGTGGAGACACGCAACGAAGACTTGCCTTTGCCCATGGTTGTAAGTTCAGAGGCCATGAAGGAGGTGATCCATCAGGTCAAGGCAGTAGCACCTCTGCCCGTGAGCTGCCTTATCTATGGAGAAACCGGAACCGGCAAAGAGCTTTTGGCCAGGCTTCTTCATCACTGGAGCGGGAGGAGTAAGAATCCACTGGTGGTGGTGGACTGCACATCCATACCAGTGTCCATCGCTGAATCAGAGCTCTTCGGGGCAGAGAAAGGAGCCTACACAGGGGCATCAGCCCGCAGGGAAGGAAGAATAGCCCAGGCTCAAAGGGGCACCATCTTGTTGGACGAAGTAGGTGAACTCTCCCTGGAGCTTCAGTCAAAACTCCTTCGCTTCCTGGAGACTCATGAGTTCACCCCTGTGGGGGGGAAAACCACAAAGGCAGATGTGAGGGTTTTGGCAGCCACCAACAGGGACCTGAGAGAGGAAGTCAAAAGAGGCAGATTCCGGCTGGATCTGTTTCACCGGCTCTGCCAGGTGGAGATTCGGGTGCCTCCCTTGAGGGAAAGGCCCCAGGAGATCCCGGCTCTGGCACGCCACATCATGGCAACCCTGGGTCATGAATTCAGGGTAAAGCTCCCGGAGATCACCCCCGAAGCCATCCAGGCCTTGCTCAACTATACCTTCCCGGGTAATGTGCGAGAACTCAGGAATATGCTCTCCAGGGCCTTGGTACTAAGCCGAGGAAGGCCCATCACCCCTTCAGATCTGGGCCTCAGTGACCCCTTTGAGGCACCCATGGAAACAAAGAATGCCTCACGTTTTCCGGTGGCGCCGGGATATGATCTTCCACGCGCGCGATCATTTCTGGAAGAGACCTGGCTGCGCAGCGCCTTGCAACGCCACCAGGGCAAGGTGGCCGCTGCAGCCCAGGACTTGGGGGTGCCCCGCACCAGCCTTTATGATCTCATGCGAAGACATGGCATGAAAGTAGAAGAGACAAGCTAG
- a CDS encoding prepilin-type N-terminal cleavage/methylation domain-containing protein, whose product MRLSRDEKGFTLVEIAIVLVIIGLLLGAILKGQEMIKSAKIKRVVKQTDELRAASYTYQDLYKYLPGDDPGATARWSGAAGNGNANGLVAGGETFLLFNHLQLAGLISGSYNGTSDYPTHAFGGNIWLVWMAAQGKTSHWFNLENIPGEIAQIIDTTYDDGIFNNGAIRASAAYTTATVTLYVEF is encoded by the coding sequence ATGCGATTGAGTAGAGACGAGAAGGGCTTTACGCTTGTTGAGATCGCAATAGTGTTGGTGATCATTGGGCTTCTGCTTGGGGCCATCCTGAAAGGACAGGAAATGATCAAGTCTGCCAAGATCAAACGGGTTGTTAAGCAGACCGACGAGCTCAGGGCAGCCTCCTACACTTATCAGGATCTATACAAGTATCTTCCCGGAGATGATCCTGGTGCCACGGCTCGATGGAGTGGAGCTGCTGGGAACGGAAACGCCAATGGACTGGTTGCCGGAGGGGAAACTTTCCTGCTTTTCAACCATCTTCAGTTGGCAGGCCTCATATCCGGTTCTTACAACGGCACCAGCGATTATCCAACCCACGCCTTCGGGGGGAACATCTGGCTTGTCTGGATGGCGGCTCAGGGCAAGACCAGCCACTGGTTCAACCTGGAGAATATCCCAGGGGAAATAGCTCAGATAATAGACACAACCTATGATGACGGGATCTTTAACAATGGAGCCATCAGAGCCAGTGCGGCCTACACCACTGCAACTGTGACTCTTTATGTGGAGTTCTAA
- a CDS encoding prepilin-type N-terminal cleavage/methylation domain-containing protein: protein MRSQHGFTLIEIAIVMVIIGILMGAILRGQEMIKNAKEKNFYTKTRFVASAQFTYLDRVGRYAGDTTSPPDGIIDNNTTAWTELQNQQILQSSDQQHVFNGTFTFGGGVAPHANYNYLLATRVPMWVAQSFDTKVDDGVGNTGNVRWQTTGGVAYSGDPNNASNLYWWFDR from the coding sequence ATGCGGTCCCAGCACGGTTTCACCTTGATCGAGATAGCCATAGTGATGGTCATCATCGGGATACTCATGGGGGCTATCCTTCGCGGCCAGGAGATGATAAAGAACGCCAAGGAGAAGAACTTTTACACCAAGACAAGGTTTGTAGCCTCGGCTCAGTTCACCTATCTGGACCGTGTGGGAAGATATGCTGGAGATACCACATCTCCACCGGATGGGATAATAGACAACAACACCACAGCATGGACCGAATTGCAGAACCAGCAGATACTGCAGAGTTCCGACCAGCAGCATGTCTTTAACGGCACCTTCACTTTCGGTGGGGGAGTGGCTCCTCACGCCAACTACAACTATCTGTTGGCCACCAGGGTGCCCATGTGGGTTGCCCAGTCCTTTGACACCAAGGTAGACGACGGGGTGGGCAACACAGGAAATGTGCGCTGGCAGACCACCGGTGGAGTTGCGTATTCGGGAGATCCCAACAATGCCAGCAACCTTTACTGGTGGTTCGATAGATGA
- a CDS encoding type II secretion system protein, whose protein sequence is MRGHKGFSLLELAIVLVVIGFLLGAILQGQSMIYNARLQKIAADMRQYAQALVLYYDRYGMYPGDENDPAFPPGDSFEGDHNGLVDTAQESSNAWQDMASTLGVVQRGSPVRGGAYQFGAMDFGSGTRNYVSVSNLPNRMAEAIDARHDDGLWNAGNIRCSSSYDGSDNLVTLYWGI, encoded by the coding sequence ATGAGAGGGCATAAGGGATTTTCCCTGCTGGAGCTGGCCATTGTTCTGGTGGTGATAGGCTTCCTCTTGGGGGCCATCCTTCAAGGCCAAAGCATGATTTACAACGCCAGGCTCCAAAAAATAGCGGCAGACATGAGGCAATATGCCCAGGCCTTGGTGCTCTACTACGACCGCTACGGAATGTATCCAGGAGACGAAAATGATCCTGCCTTCCCCCCAGGGGACTCTTTCGAGGGCGATCACAACGGCCTTGTGGACACGGCCCAGGAATCCTCCAATGCATGGCAGGACATGGCAAGTACCCTGGGTGTTGTGCAAAGGGGCTCTCCGGTGCGGGGAGGTGCTTACCAATTCGGGGCAATGGATTTCGGATCAGGCACCAGAAACTATGTTTCGGTCAGCAACCTTCCCAACCGCATGGCAGAGGCAATAGATGCCAGGCATGACGACGGGCTATGGAACGCTGGTAACATCCGATGCAGCTCCTCCTATGACGGCAGTGACAACCTGGTGACACTTTACTGGGGGATATGA
- a CDS encoding MaoC family dehydratase: MPRDWRRKLVENGLEVGSWVRFSRTFTWQDVEAFGRITRDYNPVHYEPRFAQEKGFRGLICHGLLVGSMICEPGGQWAWLASGMSFRFLRPVYVGDTVTCYMEILEVDRKGRAKARASFTNQHGELVMEAELRGFLPSQAERALLERMLEEGDPTNPLSMEE, encoded by the coding sequence ATGCCTCGAGACTGGAGAAGGAAGCTTGTGGAAAATGGCCTGGAGGTGGGATCCTGGGTTAGGTTTTCCCGTACCTTTACCTGGCAGGATGTGGAGGCCTTCGGTAGGATCACGCGCGACTACAATCCCGTGCACTATGAACCCAGGTTCGCCCAGGAGAAAGGCTTCAGGGGGCTCATATGCCATGGTCTTCTGGTGGGGAGCATGATCTGCGAGCCGGGAGGTCAATGGGCATGGCTGGCCTCGGGGATGAGTTTTCGCTTCCTGAGGCCAGTGTATGTGGGGGACACGGTGACCTGTTACATGGAGATTCTGGAGGTGGATCGCAAGGGGAGAGCCAAGGCTCGGGCTAGCTTCACCAACCAGCACGGGGAGCTGGTCATGGAGGCAGAACTGAGAGGTTTTCTTCCCTCCCAAGCTGAGCGAGCTCTGTTGGAAAGGATGCTGGAAGAAGGTGACCCCACCAATCCTCTTTCCATGGAAGAGTGA
- a CDS encoding cytidylate kinase-like family protein, with protein MSIVIISRGSYSHGKEVAEKVAQKLGYRCIAREVLLEASEHYNVPEAKLQEAIQNAPSILDRFVYGKEKYIAYIQAALLRHFKEDNVVYHGMAGHFFVRGIAHVLKVRIIADLEERVRIVMDREKIPREKALKYIEQLDEERRNWSRRLYGIDTRDPSLYDLVLHIRKLSVEDAAEIICHTLKMEHFKTTPESQRAMEDLALAAEVRAILTPLRPDVEVSSTDGVVLIQVRANEAQEAVIVQEMAEALRAVPGIKELKVKVMPITLFEM; from the coding sequence ATGTCCATAGTGATCATATCCAGGGGCTCTTACAGCCACGGCAAGGAGGTAGCGGAGAAGGTGGCCCAGAAGCTGGGATATCGCTGTATAGCTAGGGAAGTCCTCTTGGAAGCCTCCGAGCATTACAACGTGCCCGAAGCCAAACTCCAGGAGGCCATACAGAACGCTCCTTCCATCTTGGACCGTTTTGTGTATGGAAAAGAAAAATATATAGCCTACATCCAGGCAGCACTCCTTAGACATTTCAAAGAGGACAATGTCGTGTACCACGGAATGGCCGGCCATTTCTTCGTACGGGGGATTGCCCATGTGCTCAAGGTGCGCATCATAGCCGATCTGGAGGAAAGAGTTCGTATAGTGATGGACAGGGAGAAGATTCCCCGGGAAAAAGCTCTCAAATATATCGAGCAACTGGACGAAGAACGCAGGAATTGGAGCCGACGCCTCTATGGCATAGACACGCGGGATCCCAGCCTGTACGATCTTGTGCTGCATATACGTAAACTCTCGGTGGAGGATGCGGCGGAAATCATTTGCCACACCTTGAAGATGGAGCATTTCAAGACCACCCCTGAGTCACAGCGGGCCATGGAGGACTTGGCTCTGGCCGCTGAGGTAAGGGCGATCCTCACACCCCTGAGGCCAGATGTGGAGGTTTCCTCAACAGATGGGGTCGTCCTGATACAGGTGCGGGCCAATGAAGCTCAGGAAGCCGTGATCGTCCAGGAGATGGCCGAGGCGCTGCGCGCGGTCCCAGGAATTAAGGAACTCAAGGTAAAGGTAATGCCCATAACACTGTTCGAGATGTGA